DNA from Polaribacter sp. NJDZ03:
GCGCCTAATGTAATTGTTGCTTTTCTTTTATTGAAAACACATCAACCAAAATGGTTGAAAAAATATATGCAGTTATTATTAATATTACTAGTAATAATTCCTGTTCTATGGATTGTAGAAATTCAAGTCTTCCCTGTAGTTATAATCCCCTTATTAGTATTACTTGCTGTAAGGTATTACTATTTATCAAAAAAACTATTGACCTTTAAAATATAAAACAGTAGTAAACGTCTTAATAAAAATTTTAAAATCTAAGAAAGTACTACGCTCTTTAATATAATATAAATCGTAACGCAATTTGGTTTCTTGTTCTTCTATGGTATTTGCATACGGATAGTTTACTTGAGCCCAACCTGTTAAACCAGGTCTTATAACGTGCCTTATAGTATAAAAAGGAATCTGAGCTTCTAAATCTTTTACAAACTCTGGTCTTTCTGGTCTAGGACCAATTAAACTCATATCTCCTTTTAATATATTAAAAAACTGAGGCATTTCATCTAATCTAGTACGTCTTAAAAACTTTCCAAAGCCAGTAATTCTAACATCATTTTTTTTAGCCCAAACAGCGCCTCCTTTTTCGGCATCTTTTACCATAGACCTTAACTTAAAAATTTTAAAAGTTTTACCGTTTTTCCCTACTCTTATTTGTGTGTAAAATAAAGGACCTCTGTTAGCTATAATATTACCAATAAAAATTAATGGAATAACACATAAAAAACCGATAGCTCCTATTACAGAAAAGAATATATCTATAAGTCTTAACCCAAATAGATAGAAATTATTAGAATTATTCTTACTAAAATTAATGTGTCTATAAAAATTATGATCTAAATATTCTTTAGGAATTCTAACATTTACGTTTTCGTAAAAAGTTTCATAGCTCACAATATTTACGCCTTTCTCAAACAACAAAATAAG
Protein-coding regions in this window:
- a CDS encoding exopolysaccharide biosynthesis polyprenyl glycosylphosphotransferase, encoding MTTKISYFNVSERKLFLGIIDVIILISSLYLASLFINFTYIKFTSSALLNWLLLLGFYFLIFGQIFQLYSLNVANNRYLTVRATVLTVFTTTIFYIFTPYFSPELPPNRLQIVYFFLLSFIPLLLWRFVYISLIFSPKHFKSIVFIGNSERIKKLLIQVNKDSFHHVQAYLSDKKVEGVEGYIDISKATISSILADNAITEVIVSKRDLSEEVVNRLNKELILLFEKGVNIVSYETFYENVNVRIPKEYLDHNFYRHINFSKNNSNNFYLFGLRLIDIFFSVIGAIGFLCVIPLIFIGNIIANRGPLFYTQIRVGKNGKTFKIFKLRSMVKDAEKGGAVWAKKNDVRITGFGKFLRRTRLDEMPQFFNILKGDMSLIGPRPERPEFVKDLEAQIPFYTIRHVIRPGLTGWAQVNYPYANTIEEQETKLRYDLYYIKERSTFLDFKIFIKTFTTVLYFKGQ